A stretch of Azospirillum brasilense DNA encodes these proteins:
- a CDS encoding alpha-amylase family glycosyl hydrolase, whose protein sequence is MADGFAWWQSGVIYQVYPRSFQDSNGDGVGDLPGILARLDHLQALGVDALWVSPIYPSPMADFGYDVSDYTGVHPLFGTMEDFDRLLAELHRRGMRLILDFVPNHSSDRHPWFQASRSSRSDPKRDWYIWRDPAPDGGPPNNWLSEFGGAAWEWDAATGQYYYHAYLKEQPDLNWRNPALHDAMLDALRVWFDRGVDGFRVDAIHHLIKDARFRDNPPNPGWREGMSPVRRVIRLHTVDQPEVHDAIAAMRRVADGYGPDRLLIGEAYLPIDQLMAYYGADLTGFQLPFNFHLLSTPWEAKALAALIRTYEAALPSGGWPNWVLGNHDRSRVASRLGAGQARVAAMLLLTLRGTPTLYQGDEIGMTDVPIPPDRVQDPWEKNIPGLGLGRDPVRTPIPWDGSPQGGFTTGEPWLPLGPDHDRVNVAAQAADPSSMLALHRALLALRRAEPALSVGRYEPVSAENDILSYERRHGTGRFRILLNLSAGERTVDAVPDAAHIRLSTHLDRGGEPVSGALRLRPDEGVVIGFNDKGKGGE, encoded by the coding sequence ATGGCGGACGGCTTCGCGTGGTGGCAGAGCGGGGTGATCTATCAGGTCTACCCGCGCTCCTTCCAGGATTCGAACGGCGACGGGGTGGGCGACCTGCCGGGCATCCTGGCCCGGCTTGACCATCTCCAAGCGCTCGGGGTGGACGCACTGTGGGTGTCTCCGATCTACCCGTCGCCGATGGCCGATTTCGGCTACGACGTGTCGGACTACACGGGCGTCCACCCGCTGTTCGGGACGATGGAGGATTTCGACCGGCTGCTGGCGGAGTTGCACCGCCGGGGGATGAGGCTGATCCTGGATTTCGTGCCCAACCACAGCTCCGACCGGCACCCGTGGTTCCAGGCCAGCCGCTCATCCCGCAGCGATCCCAAGCGGGACTGGTACATCTGGCGCGACCCGGCCCCGGATGGCGGCCCCCCCAACAACTGGCTGTCGGAGTTCGGCGGCGCCGCCTGGGAATGGGACGCGGCGACCGGCCAATACTATTACCACGCCTATCTGAAGGAGCAGCCGGATCTCAACTGGCGCAACCCGGCGCTGCACGACGCCATGCTCGACGCGTTGCGCGTCTGGTTCGACCGCGGGGTGGACGGCTTCCGGGTGGACGCCATCCATCACCTGATCAAGGACGCGCGGTTCCGCGACAACCCGCCGAACCCCGGCTGGCGGGAGGGCATGTCGCCCGTGCGGCGGGTGATCCGCCTCCACACCGTGGACCAGCCGGAGGTGCACGACGCCATCGCCGCCATGCGCCGGGTGGCGGACGGGTACGGCCCCGACCGGCTGCTGATCGGCGAGGCCTATCTGCCCATCGACCAGCTCATGGCCTATTACGGCGCCGACCTGACGGGCTTTCAGCTTCCCTTCAACTTCCATCTGCTGTCCACCCCGTGGGAGGCGAAGGCGCTGGCCGCGCTGATCCGCACCTACGAGGCCGCCCTGCCGTCCGGCGGCTGGCCGAACTGGGTGCTCGGCAACCACGACCGCTCCCGCGTGGCGAGCCGGCTGGGTGCGGGGCAGGCGCGGGTGGCGGCCATGCTCCTGCTGACCCTGCGCGGCACGCCGACGCTCTACCAGGGCGACGAGATCGGGATGACCGACGTGCCCATTCCGCCGGACCGCGTGCAGGACCCCTGGGAGAAGAACATCCCCGGCCTGGGGCTGGGCCGCGATCCGGTGCGCACGCCGATCCCCTGGGACGGCAGCCCGCAGGGCGGTTTCACGACGGGCGAGCCCTGGCTGCCGCTCGGTCCCGACCATGACCGGGTGAACGTCGCGGCGCAGGCGGCCGACCCGTCCTCCATGTTGGCACTGCACCGCGCCCTTCTGGCTCTGCGGAGGGCGGAGCCGGCCTTGTCGGTCGGGCGCTACGAGCCGGTGTCGGCAGAGAACGACATCCTGTCCTATGAGCGCCGCCATGGAACCGGCCGCTTCCGCATCCTGCTGAACCTGTCGGCCGGGGAGCGGACGGTGGACGCGGTGCCGGACGCTGCCCATATCCGGCTGTCCACCCATCTCGACCGCGGTGGGGAGCCGGTGTCCGGCGCCCTGCGCCTGCGGCCCGACGAGGGGGTGGTGATCGGCTTCAACGACAAGGGAAAGGGTGGGGAATGA
- a CDS encoding DUF1289 domain-containing protein → MSTHDTRNPCTKLCRYDAADRCMGCFRTRAEVRHWKRLPDETKAAINARIAARGGTVSKKDGKRAKKLDKKIRKLDAKLATLRARRLELEGAVVKAAE, encoded by the coding sequence ATGAGCACGCACGATACCCGCAATCCCTGCACGAAGCTCTGCCGCTACGACGCGGCGGACCGCTGCATGGGCTGCTTCCGCACCCGCGCGGAGGTGAGGCACTGGAAACGCCTGCCGGACGAGACGAAGGCGGCGATCAACGCCCGCATCGCCGCGCGCGGCGGCACCGTCTCCAAGAAGGACGGCAAGCGGGCGAAGAAGCTCGACAAGAAAATCCGCAAGCTGGATGCGAAGCTTGCCACCCTGCGCGCCCGCCGGTTGGAACTGGAGGGAGCGGTCGTCAAAGCGGCGGAGTGA
- a CDS encoding RT0821/Lpp0805 family surface protein, which translates to MSAVRLSGIRFASVLCLGLSVALPLTAAPAAAQVFTQGGYGAPTQTNPQSSGGNTTFGIDNDLLGKLGGAAVGALAGSQIGKGSGNLLAIGAGGLLGYFAGGYLMEQLSPGSRNAAQSAETRALDAPVGQTIRWNSPDSTNTSGTITPIRAGRDSAGRECKEFQHKVTIEGRQESATGTACRGDDGQWRLAANP; encoded by the coding sequence GTGTCCGCTGTCCGCCTGTCCGGGATTCGCTTCGCCTCGGTCCTGTGCCTTGGCCTGTCCGTCGCCCTGCCCCTGACCGCCGCGCCGGCCGCGGCGCAGGTGTTCACCCAGGGCGGTTACGGCGCGCCGACCCAAACCAACCCGCAGAGCAGCGGCGGCAACACGACCTTCGGCATCGACAACGACCTGCTGGGCAAACTCGGCGGGGCCGCCGTCGGGGCGCTCGCCGGGTCGCAGATCGGCAAGGGCAGCGGCAACCTGCTGGCCATCGGCGCCGGTGGCCTGCTCGGCTACTTCGCCGGCGGCTATCTGATGGAGCAGTTGAGCCCGGGCAGCCGCAACGCGGCGCAGAGCGCGGAGACCCGCGCGCTGGACGCGCCAGTCGGCCAGACCATCCGCTGGAACAGCCCGGACAGCACGAACACCAGCGGCACCATCACCCCGATCCGCGCCGGGCGCGATTCCGCCGGGCGGGAGTGCAAGGAGTTCCAGCACAAGGTGACCATCGAGGGCCGCCAGGAGTCCGCCACCGGCACCGCCTGCCGCGGCGACGACGGCCAGTGGCGCCTCGCCGCGAATCCGTAA
- a CDS encoding SDR family oxidoreductase: protein MDLNGKVALITGAGSGIGKASATLFAGAGASVGVLSRTEDEIRKTAEEITAAGGKAIPLVADVADSEAVKRAVDRLVQEYGRLDIVFANAGINGVWAPIDELTPEEWDRTININLRGTYLTLHHAVPHLKKAGGGSVLVTASINGTRVFSNAGATAYSCTKAAQVAMVQMLALELAKHRIRVNAICPGMIDTAIQDNTQARNTEKAEEAAEYPDGEIPLTRGKPGSSADVAELALFLASDRSKHITGTPVWIDGAESLLIG from the coding sequence ATGGATTTGAACGGAAAAGTCGCCCTTATCACCGGGGCCGGGTCGGGCATCGGCAAGGCGTCCGCCACCCTGTTCGCCGGCGCCGGGGCAAGCGTCGGCGTGCTCAGCCGTACCGAGGACGAGATCCGCAAGACGGCGGAGGAGATCACCGCGGCGGGCGGCAAGGCCATCCCCCTGGTCGCCGACGTCGCCGACAGCGAGGCCGTGAAGCGGGCGGTGGACCGGCTGGTCCAGGAATACGGGCGGCTGGACATCGTCTTCGCCAACGCCGGGATCAACGGCGTCTGGGCGCCCATCGACGAGCTGACTCCGGAGGAATGGGACCGCACCATCAACATCAACCTGCGCGGCACCTACCTGACGCTGCACCACGCGGTGCCGCATCTGAAGAAGGCGGGCGGCGGGTCGGTGCTGGTGACCGCCTCGATCAACGGCACGCGGGTGTTCAGCAACGCCGGCGCCACCGCCTATTCCTGCACCAAGGCCGCGCAGGTCGCCATGGTCCAGATGCTGGCGCTGGAACTGGCCAAGCACCGCATCCGCGTCAACGCCATCTGTCCGGGGATGATCGACACCGCGATCCAGGACAACACCCAGGCGCGCAACACCGAGAAGGCCGAAGAGGCCGCCGAGTATCCGGACGGCGAAATTCCGCTGACCCGCGGCAAGCCGGGCAGCAGCGCTGACGTGGCGGAACTGGCGCTGTTCCTGGCGTCGGACCGGTCGAAGCACATCACCGGCACCCCCGTCTGGATCGACGGCGCCGAGTCCCTGCTGATCGGCTGA
- a CDS encoding DMT family transporter encodes MTERRAELDGGASATLVLLCLLWGLQQVAIKVAMTGFSPVLQGGLRSLGALALLWAWAALRGMRLFERDGTLGLGLLAGALFAGEFLLIYTGLSYTTVSRSILFLYTAPFLVSVGAHLLLPGERMRGVQAAGLACAFVGVAVAFADGLRLPTNREMIGDLMVLAAAVLWAATTLVIKGSKLVRASSTKVLFYQLAVSGAVMPMASLLMGEAGVTAPGPLALACLAFQIVVVAFASYLAWFWLVARYPAARLSAFTFLTPLFGVLSGALLLGERVSASLAAAMLLVCVGIWLVNRRAPAAGA; translated from the coding sequence ATGACCGAACGCCGTGCGGAGCTGGACGGCGGCGCCTCCGCCACGCTGGTCCTGCTCTGCCTGCTCTGGGGCTTGCAGCAGGTCGCCATCAAGGTCGCCATGACCGGATTCTCGCCGGTGCTCCAGGGCGGGTTGCGCTCGCTGGGCGCGCTGGCGCTGCTGTGGGCCTGGGCGGCGTTGCGCGGCATGCGCCTGTTCGAGCGGGACGGCACGCTGGGGCTGGGCCTGCTGGCCGGTGCACTGTTCGCCGGCGAATTCCTGCTGATCTACACCGGGCTGTCCTACACCACGGTGTCGCGCAGCATCCTGTTCCTCTACACAGCACCCTTCCTAGTGTCGGTCGGCGCGCATCTGCTGCTGCCTGGGGAGCGGATGCGCGGCGTACAGGCGGCCGGGCTGGCCTGCGCCTTCGTCGGGGTGGCGGTGGCCTTTGCCGACGGGCTGCGCCTGCCGACGAACCGCGAGATGATCGGCGACCTGATGGTGCTGGCGGCGGCGGTGCTGTGGGCGGCCACCACCCTGGTCATCAAGGGCAGCAAGCTGGTCCGCGCCAGCTCGACCAAGGTGCTGTTCTACCAGCTCGCCGTGTCCGGGGCGGTGATGCCGATGGCCTCGCTTCTGATGGGCGAGGCGGGGGTGACCGCGCCCGGCCCGCTGGCCCTGGCCTGCCTCGCCTTCCAGATCGTGGTGGTGGCCTTCGCCTCCTACCTCGCCTGGTTCTGGCTGGTCGCCCGTTACCCGGCGGCCCGCCTGTCGGCCTTCACCTTCCTGACGCCGCTGTTCGGCGTGCTGTCCGGCGCCCTGCTGCTGGGCGAGCGGGTCAGCGCGAGCCTCGCCGCGGCGATGCTGCTGGTCTGCGTCGGCATCTGGCTGGTGAACCGCCGCGCGCCCGCCGCGGGCGCCTAG
- a CDS encoding response regulator, with amino-acid sequence MPHTQIPSITEIEDATLPPPEVRVLVVDDDPRNLLAMRETLADLDATVILARSGEEALKRVLDQDFAAILMDVHMPGMDGYETAELIRNRRKSRHIPILFLTAINKDEMHIFRGYSAGAVDYMFKPVDPVILRSKVTVFVELYRKTEEVKRQAALRERLMAENYRVRAEKLEAEQALRRSEERQAMIARSLPILLYTAGPERGTPFRYVTENVEALFGFPAERFLTDGGFWESRLHPDDRERAAVQFDAMRQGGVSTVEYRWRAADGQYRTLLEKAMLLPGEGGRSPELCGTVLDVTDTRELQLQLAHVQKMETIGQLTGGIAHDFNNMLTVVIGSLERLGRMAFDDPKAARRVEMALQASLRCSDLTRRLLAFARRQQLHPESVDMEALVRNMGELMERTLGSAITVEIDSAPSLCPALVDRTQAESALLNLVINARDAMPAGGRLTIATAMVEAEEGDAELRPGRYVRMTVSDTGCGMPPEVLARAFEPFFTTKEIGKGTGLGLSMIHGFVKQSGGLIRVESEPGRGTSFHLHLPCAPAAVHQAKASEETEDSGPLPGQGEVILVVDDDRDVRQVAVLTLQDLGYTVVEAENGPEALAVLAGEPRVDLLFTDVVMPGGMNGLELAQEAQRRHPALKALYASGYAHGVAGGLTGEGPGAEFLIKPYRDRDLARAVRKALDGSVADAFPELKRA; translated from the coding sequence ATGCCCCACACCCAGATTCCCAGCATCACCGAGATCGAGGACGCCACCCTGCCGCCGCCGGAGGTCCGCGTGCTCGTCGTGGACGACGATCCGCGGAACCTGCTGGCGATGCGGGAGACCCTGGCCGACCTCGACGCCACGGTGATCCTCGCCCGCTCCGGCGAGGAGGCGCTGAAGCGCGTGCTCGACCAGGACTTCGCGGCGATCCTGATGGACGTCCACATGCCCGGCATGGACGGCTACGAGACGGCGGAGTTGATCCGCAACCGCCGCAAGTCGCGGCACATCCCCATCCTGTTCCTGACCGCCATCAACAAGGACGAGATGCACATCTTCCGCGGCTATTCCGCGGGGGCGGTCGACTACATGTTCAAGCCGGTGGACCCGGTCATCCTGCGCAGCAAGGTCACTGTATTCGTCGAACTGTACCGCAAGACGGAGGAGGTCAAGCGCCAAGCAGCATTGCGCGAGCGGCTGATGGCCGAGAACTACCGCGTGCGGGCCGAGAAGCTGGAGGCCGAACAGGCGCTCCGCCGATCGGAGGAGCGGCAGGCGATGATCGCCCGCTCCCTGCCGATCCTGCTCTACACCGCCGGGCCGGAGCGCGGCACGCCCTTCCGCTATGTCACCGAGAATGTCGAGGCGCTGTTCGGCTTCCCCGCTGAACGCTTCCTGACGGACGGCGGTTTCTGGGAATCGCGCCTGCACCCGGACGACCGCGAGCGCGCCGCCGTCCAGTTCGACGCGATGCGGCAGGGCGGCGTGTCCACCGTCGAATACCGCTGGCGCGCCGCCGACGGGCAGTACCGCACGCTCCTGGAGAAGGCCATGCTGTTGCCGGGCGAGGGCGGGCGGTCGCCGGAGCTCTGCGGCACGGTGCTGGACGTCACCGACACGCGGGAGCTTCAGCTCCAGCTCGCCCATGTCCAGAAGATGGAGACCATCGGCCAGTTGACCGGGGGCATCGCCCACGACTTCAACAACATGCTGACCGTGGTCATCGGCAGCCTGGAGCGGCTGGGCCGCATGGCCTTCGACGACCCCAAGGCGGCGCGGCGGGTGGAGATGGCCCTTCAGGCGTCGCTGCGCTGCTCCGACCTGACGCGGCGGCTGCTCGCCTTCGCGCGGCGCCAGCAGCTCCACCCCGAGAGCGTGGACATGGAGGCGCTGGTCCGCAACATGGGCGAGTTGATGGAGCGCACTCTGGGCTCGGCGATCACCGTCGAGATCGACAGCGCGCCGTCCCTCTGCCCGGCTCTGGTGGACCGCACTCAGGCGGAATCGGCCCTGCTGAACCTCGTCATCAACGCGCGCGACGCCATGCCGGCGGGCGGAAGACTGACCATCGCCACCGCGATGGTGGAGGCCGAAGAGGGGGATGCGGAGTTGCGCCCCGGACGCTATGTGCGGATGACCGTGAGCGACACCGGCTGCGGCATGCCGCCGGAGGTTCTGGCCCGCGCCTTCGAACCCTTCTTCACCACCAAGGAGATCGGCAAAGGCACCGGGCTGGGGCTCAGCATGATCCACGGCTTCGTGAAGCAGTCGGGCGGGCTGATCCGGGTGGAGAGCGAGCCGGGACGCGGCACCTCCTTCCACCTCCATCTGCCCTGCGCCCCGGCGGCTGTCCATCAGGCGAAGGCGTCCGAGGAGACCGAGGACAGCGGTCCGCTGCCCGGCCAGGGCGAGGTGATCCTGGTGGTGGACGACGACCGCGACGTGCGTCAGGTCGCCGTGCTGACCCTTCAGGATCTGGGCTACACCGTGGTCGAGGCGGAGAACGGGCCGGAGGCGTTGGCCGTGCTGGCCGGGGAGCCGCGGGTGGACCTGCTGTTCACCGACGTGGTGATGCCGGGCGGCATGAACGGGCTGGAGTTGGCCCAGGAGGCGCAGCGGCGCCATCCCGCCCTGAAGGCGCTCTACGCCTCCGGCTACGCCCATGGCGTGGCCGGAGGGCTGACGGGCGAGGGGCCGGGGGCGGAATTCCTGATCAAGCCCTACCGCGACCGCGACCTCGCCCGCGCCGTCCGAAAGGCGCTGGATGGCAGCGTGGCGGATGCCTTCCCGGAGTTGAAGCGCGCCTGA
- a CDS encoding GNAT family N-acetyltransferase — protein sequence MSGDVKNNAAKNRYELTVGDATAVVEYEKRDGAIVFTHTEVPESMAGQGIGSALARGALEDARSSGQKVVPVCPFVAKYIQRHPEYQDLVVAEGGPST from the coding sequence ATGAGCGGGGACGTGAAGAACAACGCGGCCAAGAACCGTTACGAGCTGACCGTGGGCGACGCCACCGCGGTGGTGGAGTACGAAAAGCGCGACGGGGCCATCGTCTTCACCCACACGGAGGTTCCGGAGAGCATGGCCGGGCAGGGCATCGGCTCCGCGCTCGCGCGCGGCGCGCTGGAGGACGCGCGTTCCAGCGGGCAGAAGGTTGTGCCGGTCTGCCCCTTCGTGGCCAAATACATCCAGCGCCACCCGGAGTACCAGGATCTGGTCGTCGCGGAGGGCGGACCATCGACGTGA
- a CDS encoding DUF3108 domain-containing protein, translating into MKRILLAAGLLFLLPAAGRAATLELDFAAYGGGVSLARGSVVLTEEAEGGASRYRAALEAEAVPWLGLFTNFRYHAESAGRLEAGAAQPDRFRGERRLRRKQDIMTLSFGPDGVDVTADPPLSPDKAARVPPDSRRGSIDPLSAGAAVILTASRAGGCGGRYPVYDGRRRYDIIMTPQGEGDLPSSRYRIATGTAEVCAVTVRPVAGFQGDRDRDRFFAEGVERKATVWFARAPESGRVVPVTVEVPTDTMTVLVHTVGVKAGL; encoded by the coding sequence GTGAAACGGATTCTCCTGGCCGCCGGCCTGCTGTTTCTTCTGCCGGCGGCGGGCCGGGCCGCCACGCTGGAGCTGGACTTCGCCGCCTATGGCGGCGGCGTCTCCCTGGCGCGCGGCAGCGTCGTGTTGACGGAGGAGGCGGAGGGAGGCGCCAGCCGCTACCGGGCGGCCTTGGAGGCAGAGGCGGTGCCCTGGCTCGGCCTCTTCACCAATTTCCGCTACCACGCCGAGTCCGCTGGGCGGCTGGAGGCCGGTGCCGCCCAGCCGGACCGTTTCCGCGGCGAGCGCCGGCTGCGCCGCAAGCAGGACATCATGACGCTGTCCTTCGGCCCCGACGGGGTGGATGTGACGGCCGATCCCCCGCTCAGCCCCGACAAGGCGGCGCGGGTGCCGCCAGACAGCCGCCGGGGCAGCATCGATCCATTGAGCGCCGGGGCGGCGGTGATCCTGACCGCCAGCCGGGCGGGCGGCTGCGGCGGACGCTACCCCGTCTATGACGGGCGGCGCCGCTACGACATCATCATGACACCGCAGGGCGAAGGCGACCTGCCGTCGTCGCGCTACCGCATCGCCACCGGAACGGCGGAGGTCTGCGCGGTCACCGTCCGCCCGGTTGCCGGCTTCCAGGGCGACCGCGACCGGGACCGCTTCTTCGCCGAGGGGGTGGAACGCAAGGCGACGGTGTGGTTCGCCCGTGCGCCGGAGAGTGGGCGTGTCGTTCCCGTGACGGTGGAGGTGCCGACCGACACCATGACGGTGCTCGTCCACACCGTCGGCGTGAAGGCCGGCCTGTAA